A genomic region of Vitreoscilla filiformis contains the following coding sequences:
- the dcd gene encoding dCTP deaminase translates to MSIKSDKWIRRMAEQHGMIEPFEPGQVRHAADGQKIVSYGTSSYGYDIRCAREFKIFTNIHSTVVDPKNFDEKSFVSIESDVCIIPPNSFALARTVEYFRIPRNVLTICLGKSTYARCGIIVNVTPFEPEWEGYVTLEFSNTTPLPAKIYAGEGCAQVLFFESDEVCETSYRDRGGKYQGQRGVTLPKT, encoded by the coding sequence ATGAGCATCAAGAGTGACAAGTGGATCCGCCGCATGGCCGAACAGCACGGCATGATCGAGCCGTTCGAGCCAGGGCAAGTGCGCCACGCAGCCGATGGCCAGAAGATCGTCAGCTATGGCACGTCCAGCTACGGCTACGACATCCGCTGTGCCCGCGAATTCAAGATCTTCACCAACATCCACTCAACGGTGGTGGATCCCAAGAACTTCGACGAGAAAAGTTTTGTCTCGATCGAAAGTGACGTCTGCATCATTCCGCCCAACAGTTTTGCGCTGGCCCGCACGGTGGAATACTTCCGCATCCCGCGCAATGTGCTGACGATCTGCCTAGGGAAAAGCACGTATGCGCGCTGCGGCATCATCGTGAACGTCACGCCGTTTGAACCCGAATGGGAGGGGTATGTGACGCTGGAGTTTTCCAACACCACCCCGCTGCCTGCCAAGATCTATGCGGGAGAAGGTTGCGCCCAGGTGCTGTTCTTCGAGTCCGACGAAGTGTGTGAGACCAGCTACCGCGATCGGGGTGGCAAGTACCAAGGGCAACGCGGTGTCACCCTGCCCAAGACGTGA
- a CDS encoding symmetrical bis(5'-nucleosyl)-tetraphosphatase, producing MHYLIGDLQGCCDAFERLLAEIDFSPSRDRLHVLGDLVNRGPASLPTLERLRGLGDAVTCLLGNHDLHLLAVAHGVRRPHRSDTLEAILTSPARDGWLEWLRQHKLADSACGWLTVHAGIVPQWDVARTLRLAAEVETMLRSDALPHFLEVMYGNEPSRWDEGLMGVSRWRFIVNVLTRLRFCAADGTLEFTTKDGADAAPAGFAPWFEHPERASRGQPVAFGHWSTLGLINRPDLLTIDTGCVWGGTLTAVRIDGGRREVVQVACTQAQRPGGTA from the coding sequence ATGCATTACCTGATTGGCGATTTACAAGGCTGTTGCGACGCTTTCGAGCGACTTTTGGCGGAAATCGATTTTTCGCCTTCCCGTGATCGGCTGCATGTGCTGGGTGATTTGGTGAACCGAGGGCCGGCGTCGCTGCCCACGCTGGAGCGGCTGCGTGGGCTGGGCGACGCGGTGACGTGCCTGCTGGGCAACCACGATCTGCACCTGCTGGCGGTGGCCCATGGCGTGCGCCGCCCGCACCGCAGTGACACGCTGGAAGCCATCCTCACCAGCCCCGCCCGCGACGGCTGGTTGGAGTGGCTGCGCCAGCACAAACTCGCGGACAGTGCGTGCGGCTGGCTCACCGTTCACGCAGGGATCGTCCCGCAGTGGGATGTGGCACGCACCCTGCGTTTGGCGGCTGAAGTGGAAACCATGCTGCGCAGCGACGCGCTGCCGCATTTCCTCGAAGTGATGTACGGCAACGAACCCAGCCGCTGGGATGAGGGGTTGATGGGGGTGTCGCGCTGGCGTTTCATCGTCAATGTGCTGACGCGCCTGCGCTTCTGCGCCGCCGATGGCACGCTGGAGTTCACCACCAAGGACGGCGCCGACGCCGCACCAGCGGGTTTTGCGCCATGGTTTGAGCACCCCGAACGGGCCAGCCGAGGGCAACCGGTGGCGTTTGGGCACTGGTCCACCCTGGGGCTGATCAACCGGCCGGATTTGCTGACCATCGACACCGGTTGTGTCTGGGGCGGCACGCTGACGGCGGTGCGGATCGATGGCGGACGGCGCGAGGTGGTGCAGGTGGCCTGCACGCAAGCCCAGCGTCCGGGGGGGACGGCGTGA
- a CDS encoding IclR family transcriptional regulator translates to MSDELEAEPRSPRGIQSIEVGGQLLLALAHAGRPLPLKDLAREAGMAAAKAHPYLVSFQKIGLVAQDGGSGHYGLGPLALQLGLISLQQYDPVRLATPLIEELALSTQATVAIAVWGNRGPTLVRIAEAPTPVHVSMRHGTVMSLRDTASGRLFAALMPAADVAAAWPADEAPRDAALEAELVQIRREGVARVVGTAVPGVSAVAVPVFDGSGRLVLSLTAIGPAAMFDAEPSGPVCSALRLAAEGLSVQLGWRAGGASERRG, encoded by the coding sequence ATGAGCGATGAACTTGAAGCCGAACCGCGCAGCCCACGCGGCATTCAGAGCATTGAAGTGGGCGGGCAGCTCTTGCTGGCCCTGGCGCACGCCGGGCGGCCCCTGCCGCTGAAGGACTTGGCGCGGGAAGCTGGCATGGCCGCAGCCAAAGCGCACCCGTACTTGGTGAGCTTCCAGAAAATCGGCCTGGTGGCGCAGGACGGCGGCAGCGGCCACTACGGCCTCGGGCCGCTGGCGCTGCAACTGGGCCTCATCAGCCTTCAGCAGTACGACCCAGTGCGCCTGGCCACGCCCTTGATTGAGGAGCTGGCCCTCAGCACGCAAGCCACGGTGGCGATTGCCGTTTGGGGCAACCGGGGGCCGACGCTGGTGCGCATCGCCGAAGCGCCGACGCCGGTGCATGTAAGCATGCGCCACGGCACGGTGATGAGCCTGCGGGACACGGCTTCGGGCCGCTTATTCGCTGCCTTGATGCCCGCCGCCGACGTCGCTGCCGCGTGGCCGGCGGACGAAGCCCCGCGTGATGCGGCGCTAGAGGCCGAGCTGGTGCAGATTCGCCGCGAAGGCGTGGCGCGGGTGGTGGGCACCGCCGTGCCGGGCGTGAGCGCCGTGGCGGTGCCGGTGTTCGATGGCAGCGGGCGGCTGGTGTTGAGCCTCACGGCCATCGGCCCCGCTGCGATGTTTGATGCCGAGCCGAGTGGCCCGGTGTGCAGCGCCCTGCGGCTGGCAGCCGAAGGTTTGTCGGTGCAATTGGGCTGGCGCGCTGGTGGCGCCAGCGAACGTCGCGGCTGA
- a CDS encoding zinc ribbon domain-containing protein YjdM, with protein MSTIPKCPKCGSEYGYEDGGLFICPECSHEWTNQSTEEPTEKEKVVRDANGNILTDGDTVTLIKDLKVKGSSLVIKVGTKAKNIRIIEGDHDIDCKIDGVGAMQLKSEFVKKA; from the coding sequence ATGAGCACAATCCCCAAATGCCCGAAATGTGGTTCTGAATACGGATATGAAGATGGTGGTCTTTTCATTTGTCCAGAATGTTCGCACGAATGGACAAATCAATCGACAGAAGAACCAACAGAAAAAGAGAAAGTTGTTCGTGATGCGAATGGAAATATCCTGACTGATGGTGACACGGTAACTTTGATTAAAGATTTAAAAGTGAAAGGATCATCACTTGTAATCAAAGTTGGCACCAAAGCAAAAAATATCAGGATTATTGAAGGCGATCACGACATTGATTGCAAAATTGATGGCGTTGGTGCCATGCAATTGAAATCTGAATTTGTCAAAAAGGCATAA
- a CDS encoding zinc ribbon domain-containing protein: MKANNAAIEQQQLAEGLKKCPHCAELIKPDAKVCRYCGREVAVRV, encoded by the coding sequence ATGAAGGCAAACAATGCAGCCATTGAGCAGCAGCAACTTGCGGAAGGTCTGAAGAAGTGCCCTCATTGCGCCGAGCTCATCAAGCCTGATGCCAAGGTGTGTCGCTATTGCGGGCGCGAGGTGGCAGTTCGGGTCTAA
- a CDS encoding DUF1801 domain-containing protein produces MRSAARPKALVAAWFDFLTPGQRPTCEALQAAIRNAAPDVMEAVKWGNLVFSVHDVVFAAIVPHKAHANLQIFNGSQLPPGLPPLDGVGRGPRTLRCRFTQPVDRVAVEMVISASAALARRLGQSRPPRGGGFFSSSEGSPDSM; encoded by the coding sequence ATGAGATCCGCTGCCCGCCCCAAAGCCCTGGTCGCTGCCTGGTTCGATTTTCTGACGCCTGGGCAGCGCCCAACCTGCGAGGCGTTGCAGGCCGCCATCCGCAACGCTGCGCCCGACGTGATGGAGGCCGTCAAGTGGGGCAACTTGGTGTTTTCGGTGCATGACGTGGTGTTCGCAGCCATCGTGCCGCACAAGGCGCACGCCAACTTGCAGATTTTCAACGGCAGCCAATTACCCCCCGGTTTGCCGCCGCTGGATGGCGTCGGGCGGGGGCCACGCACCTTGCGCTGTCGCTTCACCCAGCCTGTGGATCGGGTGGCGGTTGAAATGGTGATTAGCGCCAGTGCCGCCCTGGCCCGACGGCTGGGGCAAAGTCGCCCACCGCGTGGCGGTGGGTTTTTCTCATCCTCTGAGGGATCGCCGGATTCGATGTGA
- a CDS encoding hemolysin family protein codes for MDVALLTFLIFLNGVFAMSEMALSASRKARLQVMMEAGSGGAQAAIMLHDNPTKFLSTVQIGITSIGVLNGIVGDAAFSGPLSTWFQAQMPTVSVDAIEVASTAVVVVIITILSIIFGELVPKRLGQMYPETVAALVARPMQWLSVATRPVVFVLAACTDAILRLLGIRGGPSRSVTEEEIAASLEEGLDAGVIEAQEHQMVRNVFRLDDRQIGSMMLPRAEIRWLDANAPIEEVLHVIAEEEHARYPVCRGGLDDVIGVVASHSLIKPMAEQRFTSLIELIAPPVFVPETLSGMELLENLRASGAELVFVVDEYGAVQGMITVRDVLEAIAGEFGNESSEDAWAVQREDGSWLIDGLMPVPELKDRLDIKELPEEDRGRYNTLAGMVMLLLGRLPKTTDTVEWAGWRFEVVDMDGKRIDKVLASRHPPLAGEPQ; via the coding sequence ATGGACGTTGCCCTACTGACCTTCCTCATTTTCCTCAACGGCGTCTTCGCCATGTCTGAGATGGCGCTGTCGGCCAGCCGAAAAGCGCGGCTTCAAGTGATGATGGAAGCGGGCAGCGGTGGCGCTCAAGCCGCCATCATGCTGCACGACAACCCCACCAAGTTCCTCTCCACGGTGCAGATTGGCATCACGTCCATCGGGGTGCTCAACGGCATCGTGGGGGATGCAGCGTTTTCCGGGCCGCTGTCGACGTGGTTCCAAGCGCAAATGCCCACCGTGTCCGTCGATGCTATCGAAGTGGCTTCGACCGCTGTTGTGGTGGTGATCATCACCATCCTCAGCATCATTTTTGGCGAGCTGGTGCCCAAGCGTTTGGGCCAGATGTACCCAGAAACCGTGGCCGCTCTGGTGGCGCGGCCCATGCAGTGGCTCTCCGTGGCCACGCGTCCGGTGGTGTTCGTGTTGGCGGCGTGTACCGATGCGATCCTGCGTTTGCTGGGCATCCGAGGCGGCCCCAGCCGCAGTGTGACCGAGGAGGAAATCGCCGCCAGCCTCGAAGAAGGGCTGGATGCCGGTGTGATCGAGGCGCAAGAGCACCAGATGGTGCGCAACGTGTTCCGGCTGGACGATCGGCAGATCGGTTCCATGATGTTGCCGCGTGCTGAAATCCGCTGGCTCGACGCCAACGCGCCCATCGAAGAAGTGCTGCACGTCATCGCCGAAGAAGAACATGCACGCTACCCGGTGTGCCGGGGAGGGTTGGACGACGTCATTGGCGTGGTGGCCTCGCACAGCCTCATCAAGCCAATGGCCGAACAGCGTTTCACCAGCTTGATCGAGTTGATTGCGCCGCCGGTGTTTGTTCCGGAAACCCTGTCGGGCATGGAGCTGCTGGAGAACCTGCGCGCTTCGGGCGCCGAGCTGGTGTTTGTGGTGGATGAGTATGGTGCCGTGCAAGGCATGATCACCGTGCGCGACGTGCTCGAAGCCATCGCCGGTGAATTCGGCAACGAAAGCAGCGAGGATGCTTGGGCGGTGCAGCGCGAGGATGGCTCGTGGCTCATCGACGGCCTCATGCCCGTGCCAGAGCTGAAAGACCGCTTGGACATCAAAGAACTGCCCGAAGAAGACCGGGGCCGTTACAACACCCTGGCCGGCATGGTGATGCTGTTGCTGGGGCGCCTGCCCAAAACCACGGACACCGTGGAATGGGCGGGCTGGCGTTTTGAAGTCGTGGACATGGACGGCAAGCGCATCGACAAGGTGCTGGCCAGCCGACATCCTCCACTTGCAGGAGAACCTCAATGA
- a CDS encoding 2-hydroxychromene-2-carboxylate isomerase — MSTPTAIDFWFDFSSPYAYIANEWIDALAARHGRPVRRHAILLGVTFQAAELKSPVSYPLKRDYAWRDFDRSARFAGVPFHRPEPFPLATHLAARVFWWLQDTHGEAAATAWTHTAFRAVFTRNVPINDPVALRQLVSEAGLDAAQAQAAWNDPLWKDRLRAENDAAIALGVFGAPFFRVDGEPFWGNDRQEQLARWLQTGGF, encoded by the coding sequence ATGAGCACGCCCACCGCCATCGATTTTTGGTTCGATTTTTCCTCCCCCTACGCCTACATCGCCAACGAGTGGATTGACGCGCTGGCTGCGCGTCACGGACGCCCCGTGCGACGCCATGCCATCCTGCTGGGCGTGACGTTCCAAGCGGCGGAGTTGAAAAGCCCCGTCTCCTACCCCCTCAAGCGCGATTACGCCTGGCGGGACTTCGACCGCTCAGCGCGGTTCGCGGGGGTGCCGTTTCATCGCCCGGAGCCATTTCCGCTGGCCACGCACTTGGCGGCGAGGGTGTTTTGGTGGTTGCAGGACACACATGGCGAAGCCGCTGCCACAGCGTGGACGCACACCGCATTCCGTGCGGTGTTCACCCGCAACGTGCCCATCAACGACCCGGTGGCACTGCGCCAGTTGGTCAGCGAGGCGGGTTTGGACGCGGCGCAAGCACAAGCCGCGTGGAACGATCCGCTGTGGAAAGACCGCTTGCGTGCCGAAAACGATGCAGCCATCGCGCTGGGGGTGTTCGGCGCCCCGTTTTTCCGTGTGGACGGCGAACCGTTCTGGGGGAACGACCGGCAAGAGCAGTTGGCACGCTGGTTGCAGACCGGTGGTTTTTGA
- a CDS encoding SapC family protein, whose translation MINAELHRQPVMLDRKKHQHLKLRRDVNPLAAGAGLNAFFIAGSEFADACKTYPIVFLPSGKDANGQAQALPVAVFGLNPGENLFWQDGRWDAAYVPAMLRAYPFTLSKVEGDQYAMCFDEAAPNLSTEQGEPLFDAAGEPVPMLKELHEFVKQLEIEIERTRLGCVRLLELGLLVPRRFDATLSDGSSFSVDGFLMLDEDKLNKLSDTELATLQRSGLLGLLHAHQISLGNMRNLINRRLSRAQAATDNALASAASA comes from the coding sequence ATGATCAATGCTGAACTGCATCGCCAGCCGGTGATGCTCGACCGGAAAAAACACCAACACCTCAAGCTGCGCCGCGACGTCAACCCGTTGGCGGCGGGCGCAGGCTTGAACGCTTTTTTCATCGCGGGCTCCGAGTTTGCGGACGCCTGCAAGACGTACCCCATCGTGTTCCTGCCGTCTGGCAAGGACGCGAACGGCCAAGCCCAAGCCCTGCCGGTGGCCGTGTTCGGCCTGAACCCTGGCGAGAACCTGTTCTGGCAGGATGGCCGCTGGGATGCGGCGTATGTGCCGGCGATGCTGCGCGCCTATCCCTTCACGCTGTCTAAGGTTGAGGGCGATCAGTACGCCATGTGTTTTGACGAGGCGGCACCGAACCTGTCCACCGAACAGGGCGAGCCGTTGTTCGACGCTGCCGGCGAGCCCGTGCCGATGCTCAAAGAGTTGCACGAGTTCGTGAAGCAGTTGGAGATCGAAATCGAGCGCACCCGTTTGGGCTGTGTGCGTTTGCTGGAGCTGGGCCTGTTGGTGCCGCGTCGCTTTGACGCGACGCTGTCGGATGGCTCGTCGTTCTCGGTGGATGGTTTCCTGATGCTGGACGAGGACAAGCTCAACAAGCTGTCCGACACCGAGTTGGCCACCCTGCAACGCTCCGGCCTGCTGGGCTTGTTGCATGCGCACCAAATTTCCCTGGGCAACATGCGCAACCTCATCAACCGCCGTTTGAGCCGCGCCCAAGCGGCCACGGACAACGCGCTGGCCTCTGCGGCCAGCGCCTGA
- a CDS encoding type VI secretion system-associated protein TagO, protein MTTSIMKHALPLLFVLSATSVASQDLVPSLAACAKDKTPTSRLACFDSLAAKHTSPSTSTTIPPSSKWVISTETSKIDDSKTVVLRLSAESAITGWPSKTHVPSLIIRCKERQTEAYFVTGMSPAVEYGIDGATITLRVDKAPAFKLRTSKSTDGEALFLPSAINNLKKMAEGSTLLFEFVPFNSSPQMTTFQISGLGVALKPLREACKW, encoded by the coding sequence ATGACAACCTCCATCATGAAGCACGCTCTACCACTGCTGTTTGTTCTTTCTGCAACAAGCGTTGCATCGCAGGATTTAGTACCTTCCCTCGCAGCCTGCGCGAAAGACAAGACTCCAACGTCCAGACTTGCTTGCTTTGACTCGCTAGCGGCCAAGCATACATCGCCCTCAACAAGTACTACCATACCGCCAAGCTCAAAGTGGGTTATCTCGACGGAAACTTCAAAGATCGACGATTCAAAGACTGTAGTTCTTCGGTTATCAGCTGAATCAGCGATCACAGGCTGGCCCAGCAAGACTCACGTACCATCACTAATAATTCGCTGCAAAGAACGCCAAACAGAAGCCTACTTCGTTACTGGAATGTCCCCTGCGGTCGAGTACGGCATCGACGGAGCAACCATCACACTTCGCGTCGACAAAGCTCCTGCATTCAAGCTGCGGACTAGCAAGTCAACTGACGGAGAAGCCCTTTTTCTTCCATCAGCGATTAATAATTTGAAGAAAATGGCAGAGGGTTCAACACTGCTATTTGAGTTTGTTCCATTTAATTCTTCACCGCAGATGACAACTTTCCAGATTTCAGGTCTTGGTGTGGCGCTCAAGCCACTTCGGGAAGCCTGCAAGTGGTAA
- a CDS encoding beta strand repeat-containing protein, with protein MGITVYGTAGNNTLQGSTGNDSLIGLAGHDLLNGNVGADTLIGGFGNDTYVVDSTADRLTERLNQGTDLVRSTVSWQLGSNFENLALWGTANIKGIGNNAKNIIYGNSGANELNGNGGIDTLFGGLGNDTYVVDTSADRVIEKRNAGIDLVLSSQSFTLTNYVENLTLTGTKAIKGSGNSANNVLTGNAAANQLNGNGGQDTLIGGLGNDTYVVDSLSDVVTEAGGTDLIQASVSYTLAANGVENLTLTGISALNGTGNTSANVITGNTAANRLDGGAGSDTLIGGTGNDTYVVDSLSDVVTEAGGTDLIQASVSYTLATNGVENLTLTGVTDLNGTGNASANVITGNTGANRLEGGAGNDSLSGAAGTDTLIGGAGNDTYSVDSTSDIVTEVAGEGVDLIQASVSYTLTANGVENLTLTGTSALNGTGNTSANVITGNAGANTLASGGGVDTLVGAAGADVFTLVDSDLTALTTSSGAAMSIDGGADWDTLTLATTTATLLDLVAITDATGSGTARLQNIQTVNLGASGAQQLALQAQDVVSLASSNVLNSGNASSLGWSNGSYSLSASESRYQLVIEGSAQDEVLKSTLDSSSNGEWAFVGTLNQGGTTYDVYNDVGGTAQIIVNAAVQFNSGLVHITPATVTLSALEATSGGFVIRGLSAGEKNGWSVSSAGDVNGDGLADLIVGAPASDPSGGDGAGRSYVVFGKTNSTAVNVSTLTSGTNSEGFVINGQALSSAAGWSVSDAGDVNGDGLADVIVGSPGGAPSFSRIGAGRSYVVFGTTASSALDLSVLTAGSSTQGFVINGQTTGDLSGYSVSSAGDVNGDGLDDLIVGAYQSDPNGQSGAGRSYVVFGKTGGSVVEVSSLTAGTSTTGFVINGEAADDKSGFSVSAAGDVNGDGLADLIIGGHSTDATGADAGRSYVVFGKTDGSVVNASDLATGNSTAGFVIDGASSSELSGWAVSDAGDVNGDGLADLIVSASCDPVNSTQTGRSYVVFGKTGGAIVELSDLTAGTGSGGFVIRGETTGDWTGYAVSSAGDVNGDGLDDLIVGAHGADAEAGTSYVVYGKTGGAVVELSSLTSGMSSAGFVISGGASADWSGYSVSTAGDVNGDGDGFDDLIVSSPYADTSAGSDAGVSYIVFGGADAMTQWVFDSRDGDAIGTSSAESLTGTSGNNQIVAGAGDDTLTGAGGADVLYGGAGNDVIVLNASNVTALGQTGGSQAVMRVDGGTGIDTLRIDGAGITLNLTPLKTPVIQNIDIVDLTGSGNNVLTLSVLDVLQLGAANTFSTAGRQQLMVSGDAGDSVTLSDSGNWSVAGSLSYGGQSYTLYNHNSSAAQLLIDTDLLP; from the coding sequence ATGGGCATCACTGTGTACGGTACCGCTGGCAACAACACCTTACAAGGAAGTACAGGCAACGATTCGTTGATCGGCTTGGCGGGCCATGATTTACTCAACGGCAATGTGGGTGCAGATACCCTGATCGGTGGTTTCGGTAATGACACTTATGTGGTGGATTCAACCGCTGATCGCCTAACTGAACGGCTCAATCAAGGCACGGATCTCGTGCGCAGCACCGTATCGTGGCAACTGGGCAGCAATTTTGAAAACCTGGCACTGTGGGGTACTGCCAACATCAAAGGGATTGGCAACAACGCCAAAAATATCATTTACGGTAACTCTGGCGCCAATGAACTCAATGGCAACGGGGGTATCGATACCCTGTTCGGTGGATTGGGCAATGACACCTATGTGGTGGACACTTCCGCCGACCGGGTGATAGAAAAACGCAACGCAGGCATTGATTTGGTGCTCAGTAGTCAGTCATTTACCCTGACCAACTACGTCGAAAACCTGACATTAACAGGCACGAAGGCCATCAAGGGTAGCGGCAACAGTGCCAATAATGTTCTTACCGGAAATGCGGCAGCCAATCAGCTCAATGGCAATGGCGGCCAAGACACCCTCATCGGTGGCCTGGGTAATGACACCTACGTTGTCGATTCCCTCTCCGATGTCGTGACCGAGGCCGGGGGCACAGATCTGATTCAAGCGTCGGTGTCCTACACGCTGGCCGCCAACGGCGTCGAAAACCTCACCCTGACCGGAATCTCCGCCCTGAACGGCACGGGCAACACCAGCGCTAACGTCATCACCGGGAACACCGCTGCCAACCGCTTGGACGGTGGTGCCGGCAGTGACACCCTCATCGGTGGCACCGGTAATGACACCTACGTTGTCGATTCCCTCTCCGATGTCGTGACCGAGGCCGGGGGCACAGATCTGATTCAAGCGTCGGTGTCCTACACGCTGGCCACCAACGGCGTCGAAAACCTCACCCTGACCGGTGTCACAGATCTGAACGGCACGGGCAACGCCAGCGCCAACGTAATCACCGGCAACACGGGTGCCAACCGCCTGGAGGGGGGGGCCGGTAACGACAGCCTGTCCGGCGCTGCTGGCACGGACACCCTGATCGGCGGTGCGGGCAACGACACTTATTCGGTGGATTCCACCAGCGATATCGTCACCGAAGTGGCGGGCGAAGGCGTCGATCTGATCCAAGCGTCGGTGTCCTACACGCTGACCGCCAACGGCGTCGAAAACCTCACCCTGACCGGGACCTCTGCCCTGAACGGCACGGGCAACACCAGCGCCAACGTGATCACCGGCAACGCCGGTGCCAACACCCTGGCGAGCGGTGGGGGCGTCGACACGCTGGTGGGTGCCGCCGGTGCCGATGTTTTCACCCTCGTGGACAGCGATTTGACTGCCCTGACCACCAGCAGCGGCGCCGCCATGTCCATCGACGGGGGCGCCGATTGGGACACCTTGACCCTCGCCACCACCACCGCCACTTTGCTGGATTTGGTGGCCATCACCGATGCCACTGGCTCGGGAACGGCACGGTTGCAAAACATCCAAACAGTGAACTTGGGGGCCAGCGGCGCGCAGCAACTGGCCCTGCAAGCGCAGGATGTGGTGTCCTTGGCCAGCAGCAATGTGCTGAACAGTGGCAACGCCAGCAGTTTGGGATGGAGTAATGGCAGCTACAGCCTGTCGGCCAGCGAAAGCCGCTACCAGCTTGTGATTGAAGGCTCCGCACAGGACGAAGTGCTCAAGAGCACGCTGGACAGCAGCAGTAACGGCGAATGGGCGTTTGTGGGTACCTTGAATCAAGGAGGCACCACCTACGACGTCTACAACGATGTGGGAGGCACCGCCCAGATCATCGTGAACGCTGCCGTGCAGTTCAACAGTGGACTGGTTCACATCACTCCGGCGACGGTGACGCTGTCGGCCCTAGAGGCCACCAGCGGCGGGTTCGTTATCCGTGGTTTGTCGGCTGGCGAGAAGAACGGCTGGTCGGTGTCCTCGGCGGGGGATGTCAATGGCGATGGGTTGGCCGATTTGATCGTCGGCGCGCCAGCCAGCGACCCCAGCGGGGGCGATGGCGCCGGACGCAGCTATGTGGTGTTCGGCAAAACGAACAGCACAGCGGTCAATGTTTCAACGTTGACTTCGGGCACCAACAGCGAAGGCTTCGTCATCAATGGGCAGGCACTGTCTTCGGCTGCGGGATGGTCGGTTTCCGATGCAGGAGATGTCAATGGGGATGGCTTGGCCGATGTCATCGTCGGATCGCCAGGGGGAGCCCCCAGTTTTTCGCGCATTGGCGCCGGGCGCAGCTATGTGGTGTTTGGCACAACAGCGAGTTCTGCACTGGATTTGTCCGTCCTGACAGCAGGCAGCAGCACCCAGGGTTTCGTGATCAACGGACAAACCACCGGTGACCTGAGCGGCTACTCGGTCTCATCGGCGGGTGATGTGAACGGCGATGGGTTGGATGACCTGATCGTTGGCGCGTACCAAAGTGACCCCAATGGTCAGTCGGGCGCCGGGCGCAGCTACGTGGTGTTCGGCAAGACCGGTGGCAGTGTGGTGGAAGTCTCCAGCCTCACGGCGGGCACCAGTACAACCGGGTTTGTCATCAACGGCGAAGCTGCCGATGACAAGAGCGGGTTCTCGGTCTCGGCTGCCGGCGATGTGAACGGCGACGGCCTGGCCGATCTGATCATCGGCGGCCATTCCACCGATGCCACGGGCGCCGACGCAGGACGGAGCTACGTGGTGTTCGGCAAAACGGACGGATCGGTGGTCAATGCCAGCGACCTGGCGACCGGGAACAGCACCGCCGGCTTCGTGATCGATGGTGCCTCCAGCAGCGAACTCAGCGGCTGGGCGGTGTCGGATGCCGGGGATGTCAACGGTGACGGCCTCGCCGACCTGATCGTCAGCGCCTCGTGCGACCCCGTGAACAGCACCCAAACGGGGCGCAGTTATGTGGTGTTCGGGAAAACGGGGGGGGCCATCGTAGAACTGTCGGATCTCACGGCGGGCACTGGCAGCGGCGGCTTCGTCATCCGAGGGGAAACCACGGGCGACTGGACGGGTTATGCCGTGTCCTCTGCCGGCGACGTGAACGGCGATGGCTTGGACGACCTCATCGTTGGTGCGCATGGCGCAGACGCCGAAGCCGGCACCAGCTACGTGGTTTACGGCAAAACTGGGGGGGCGGTGGTCGAACTGTCGTCCCTGACATCCGGCATGAGCAGCGCGGGGTTTGTGATCAGCGGTGGAGCCAGTGCGGATTGGAGCGGCTATTCGGTTTCGACCGCCGGCGACGTGAACGGGGACGGGGACGGCTTTGATGATTTGATCGTCAGCTCGCCCTATGCCGATACCTCGGCAGGCAGCGATGCGGGCGTCAGCTACATCGTCTTCGGCGGTGCCGATGCCATGACGCAGTGGGTGTTCGACTCCCGAGACGGCGACGCCATCGGCACCTCATCCGCCGAATCGCTGACCGGCACCAGCGGCAACAACCAGATCGTCGCCGGGGCGGGTGATGACACCCTGACCGGCGCCGGCGGGGCCGACGTGCTTTACGGCGGCGCCGGCAATGACGTGATCGTGCTCAACGCCAGCAACGTCACCGCCCTCGGGCAGACGGGCGGCAGCCAAGCGGTCATGCGGGTGGATGGCGGCACGGGCATCGATACGCTGCGCATCGACGGGGCGGGCATCACCCTCAACCTCACCCCCCTCAAGACCCCCGTCATTCAGAACATCGACATCGTCGATCTGACAGGCTCTGGCAACAACGTCTTGACGCTGTCGGTGCTGGATGTGCTGCAACTGGGCGCAGCCAATACCTTCAGCACGGCTGGCCGGCAACAACTGATGGTGTCCGGTGACGCTGGGGACTCGGTGACGCTGTCAGACAGCGGCAATTGGAGTGTGGCGGGCAGTTTGTCCTATGGTGGGCAGAGTTACACCCTCTACAACCACAACAGCTCGGCCGCCCAATTGCTCATCGACACCGATTTGCTGCCTTAA